In the genome of Coraliomargarita algicola, one region contains:
- a CDS encoding EutN/CcmL family microcompartment protein has protein sequence MKVGKVIGNVTLSHADSGLRGGRYLVVMPQGAKELTGQNPSGLSDAWALVAYDNLGAGVGDDILYVEGAEAMQPFEHRTPLDAISVALLDTYRYEPPQSVT, from the coding sequence ATGAAAGTAGGTAAAGTCATCGGTAATGTGACACTTAGTCATGCGGACTCTGGTCTACGTGGCGGGCGTTATCTTGTGGTGATGCCGCAGGGAGCTAAAGAGTTGACGGGGCAGAATCCAAGTGGGCTTTCCGATGCTTGGGCACTGGTTGCTTACGATAACCTAGGAGCCGGAGTGGGGGACGACATCCTTTACGTCGAAGGTGCCGAAGCCATGCAGCCCTTCGAGCATCGCACTCCTCTGGACGCAATCAGCGTCGCACTTCTCGATACCTATCGTTATGAGCCGCCTCAGAGCGTCACATAA
- a CDS encoding BMC domain-containing protein, which yields MSESIGLVETKGLTGSIEASDAMAKAASVSLVKQISIGGGFLTVLVKGDVGSVKAAVEAGAEAANRVGELVASHVIARPHDDLMKYFEA from the coding sequence ATGAGTGAATCCATCGGATTAGTAGAAACAAAAGGTCTTACCGGCTCCATCGAAGCCAGTGATGCTATGGCTAAGGCAGCTTCGGTTAGCCTTGTGAAGCAAATCTCCATCGGAGGCGGTTTTTTGACCGTTCTCGTTAAAGGAGATGTTGGCAGCGTGAAAGCAGCTGTTGAAGCGGGAGCCGAAGCGGCAAACCGCGTTGGCGAACTCGTCGCCTCCCACGTGATCGCGCGTCCGCACGATGACTTGATGAAATACTTTGAAGCTTAA
- the pduL gene encoding phosphate propanoyltransferase, producing the protein MSQSPLNRAQVEQLVRQSLSRFVGQGSSQQKQGPNPLVVNISARHCHLSQESVEVLFGKGHKLTPMKDLYMDGQYAAQESVTMIGPRSRVISNLRILGPCRDFDQVELAYTDAVSLGFKIPIRNSGDIAGTPGCMLMGPAGFLEMKEGVIRAAPHVHMAPEDAEYYGVENKSFMKLRVGGELGVTFDRIFVRVDPSFKLEVHIDTDEGNACGFTQDTPCELIK; encoded by the coding sequence ATGAGTCAATCACCCCTAAATCGTGCTCAAGTGGAGCAATTAGTGCGTCAAAGCCTCTCTCGTTTTGTAGGTCAAGGTAGTTCGCAGCAGAAGCAAGGTCCCAATCCGTTGGTCGTTAATATTAGTGCACGCCACTGTCACTTGTCGCAGGAGTCTGTAGAGGTCCTGTTCGGTAAGGGGCATAAGTTGACGCCAATGAAGGATTTGTATATGGACGGGCAGTATGCGGCTCAGGAGTCGGTGACAATGATCGGTCCTCGCAGTCGTGTGATTTCTAATCTGCGGATCTTAGGGCCTTGCCGTGATTTTGATCAGGTGGAGCTTGCTTATACGGATGCAGTTTCATTGGGCTTTAAGATTCCAATTCGCAACTCGGGCGACATCGCAGGCACGCCAGGTTGCATGTTGATGGGACCTGCTGGCTTTCTTGAGATGAAAGAGGGTGTCATTCGTGCTGCACCGCACGTGCACATGGCACCGGAAGATGCCGAGTATTATGGCGTCGAGAATAAGTCTTTCATGAAGTTACGCGTCGGCGGTGAGCTCGGTGTGACTTTTGATCGGATTTTTGTCCGGGTGGACCCTTCCTTTAAATTGGAAGTTCACATCGACACTGACGAGGGCAATGCCTGTGGCTTTACCCAAGATACACCCTGCGAGCTCATCAAGTAG
- a CDS encoding acetate/propionate family kinase: MKILIANLGSTSFKYRLFDMDDSNAAQLASGGYERVTDYTNCIEDMLETLVGEGHLQSGEEIDAVGFKTVLGKDLSGCVTADARVLEALEGFKEVAPAHNPAYATGIRCFAEKLPTVPRVALFETAFYQWMTPAAYNYAIPQAWRDLGIRRYGFHGASHKFVAERSAEMLGNEVVAERVRQLYVDGPGEYEGAPLRVLSCHLGGSSSVTGIQNGVAIGASMGFSPQGGLPQNNRVGDLDSMAIPYVCKMLGISVEEAERQLNKESGLLGLSGVSNDARDICEAIEAGNENAQLAIDVLIDSIRHWAGSFFFKMGGAEAIVFTAGIGENDADLRASVCAGLEDLGVQIDPLANAKAIRGAEGIISSPDSKIKVLVIPANEELVIAREVFRKVKAS; encoded by the coding sequence ATGAAGATTCTCATCGCAAACCTTGGTTCCACTTCATTCAAGTATCGTCTATTCGATATGGATGATAGTAACGCTGCGCAACTTGCCAGTGGTGGCTACGAACGCGTCACCGACTATACAAACTGCATCGAAGATATGCTGGAAACTTTAGTCGGGGAGGGACATCTTCAATCAGGTGAGGAAATCGATGCCGTTGGTTTTAAAACCGTACTAGGCAAAGACCTCAGTGGTTGTGTAACAGCGGATGCGCGCGTCCTTGAAGCCCTCGAAGGTTTCAAGGAGGTCGCACCCGCCCACAATCCTGCATACGCAACGGGGATCCGTTGCTTCGCAGAAAAATTACCTACGGTCCCACGGGTCGCGCTCTTTGAGACGGCCTTTTATCAATGGATGACGCCAGCCGCATACAACTATGCGATTCCGCAGGCTTGGCGCGATTTGGGCATCCGTCGCTATGGCTTTCACGGTGCCAGCCACAAATTCGTAGCGGAACGCTCGGCGGAAATGCTAGGCAACGAAGTGGTCGCCGAACGCGTGCGTCAGCTCTATGTTGACGGCCCTGGTGAATATGAAGGCGCTCCCTTGCGCGTGCTCTCTTGCCACCTTGGCGGTAGTAGCTCCGTAACTGGGATTCAGAATGGCGTCGCCATCGGAGCTAGCATGGGCTTTAGCCCACAAGGCGGCTTGCCTCAGAATAATCGTGTCGGCGATCTGGATTCGATGGCCATCCCTTACGTTTGTAAGATGTTGGGCATCTCCGTCGAAGAAGCGGAACGTCAACTCAATAAAGAAAGTGGTTTGCTCGGGCTCTCCGGTGTGAGCAATGACGCTCGCGATATCTGCGAAGCGATTGAAGCGGGGAACGAGAATGCACAACTTGCGATCGACGTCTTGATCGATAGCATCCGCCATTGGGCAGGTTCTTTCTTCTTCAAAATGGGCGGTGCTGAAGCGATCGTATTTACCGCAGGTATCGGTGAGAATGATGCGGACCTGCGTGCATCGGTTTGTGCGGGGCTTGAAGACCTTGGCGTGCAGATCGATCCGCTTGCCAATGCAAAAGCAATACGTGGTGCCGAGGGCATTATTAGCAGCCCGGATTCAAAAATTAAAGTGCTTGTGATTCCTGCCAACGAAGAACTCGTCATCGCACGGGAAGTCTTCCGCAAAGTAAAAGCCAGCTAA
- a CDS encoding EutN/CcmL family microcompartment protein produces MYLGKVIGSVVSTKKDESMRGRKLLMVRPMLVDPEDPSKFKPGSNTIIAIDTLGAGEGELVMFAQGSSARQAEGLKQLPVDAAIVGLIDTVSIGGKKTYEAKNS; encoded by the coding sequence ATGTACCTCGGAAAAGTCATAGGATCCGTCGTATCGACGAAAAAGGATGAGTCCATGCGGGGGCGTAAGCTCCTCATGGTTCGCCCCATGCTGGTCGATCCGGAAGATCCCTCTAAATTCAAGCCCGGTAGCAATACCATCATCGCGATCGATACGCTCGGTGCTGGTGAAGGAGAGCTCGTCATGTTTGCACAAGGCAGTTCGGCTCGTCAGGCAGAGGGTTTGAAGCAACTCCCCGTCGATGCTGCCATCGTCGGACTGATCGATACGGTCAGCATCGGAGGTAAGAAGACTTACGAAGCCAAGAACAGTTAA
- a CDS encoding EutN/CcmL family microcompartment protein encodes MILARVDGHAVVSIGHPSLKAQKIVLCTPIDEHGADAGSPFAALDPIGAGQHTRVFITTDGSWTQNSVHDDTSPIRNQVMGLVDDAE; translated from the coding sequence ATGATACTCGCCCGCGTAGATGGCCATGCTGTAGTCAGCATCGGTCACCCCAGCCTCAAGGCTCAGAAGATCGTGCTTTGCACGCCGATTGATGAGCATGGGGCGGACGCGGGATCGCCGTTTGCCGCACTCGATCCGATCGGAGCCGGGCAGCATACCCGAGTTTTCATTACCACCGATGGTTCGTGGACGCAAAATTCTGTTCACGATGACACTTCACCCATACGCAACCAAGTCATGGGCTTGGTCGACGACGCAGAATGA
- a CDS encoding class II aldolase/adducin family protein: MSKLYTAKDLEKMIKQGQCLSTVPENAKLTPMARDILRKNKVKPGATAAAPAAAPAASASGAPRIHNPELPDAEDNWKPGGDPKTAAELEKFFYSPEIQAIKERMCGIGKRIWSKGYVDGNGGNITVRVGDNMVLCTPTLISKGFMTADDICMVDLDGNQIAGTRPRTSEVNTHLAIMKAEPKAKSCVHAHPVYGTAFAVAGVVPPACLIPEPEVFLGVIGLASYQTPGSPENAREVGALAKKHQSILMQNHGVICWGKDVEDAYWKMENTDAFCQTVAVTMQIGGPKQYGPDKLKELIEIRKKLGMPDSRLEELKECELCDAGEITVHTQPQPSACACNLGSAPTANADEALVQKITDMIMQKLS; the protein is encoded by the coding sequence ATGAGCAAACTCTACACCGCAAAAGATCTCGAAAAAATGATCAAGCAAGGTCAGTGCCTCAGCACTGTTCCAGAAAATGCAAAGCTCACGCCCATGGCGCGCGACATCCTTCGTAAGAATAAGGTCAAACCGGGAGCCACCGCCGCAGCGCCTGCTGCAGCACCCGCTGCCTCCGCTTCAGGTGCGCCTCGTATCCACAATCCAGAGTTGCCGGATGCCGAGGACAATTGGAAGCCAGGCGGCGACCCCAAGACTGCAGCGGAGCTTGAAAAGTTTTTCTACTCGCCCGAGATTCAAGCGATCAAGGAGCGCATGTGTGGCATTGGTAAGCGCATTTGGAGTAAGGGCTATGTCGATGGCAACGGTGGTAACATCACTGTTCGCGTAGGCGACAACATGGTGCTTTGCACACCAACTCTGATCTCTAAAGGCTTCATGACTGCGGATGATATCTGCATGGTCGACCTCGATGGAAATCAAATTGCCGGCACACGTCCACGCACATCTGAGGTCAACACACACCTCGCGATTATGAAAGCGGAGCCTAAGGCAAAGTCTTGCGTGCATGCGCACCCAGTTTATGGCACTGCATTTGCGGTGGCAGGTGTCGTGCCTCCAGCTTGCTTGATTCCTGAGCCAGAAGTTTTCTTAGGTGTGATCGGTCTCGCTAGCTACCAAACTCCAGGCTCTCCAGAGAATGCTCGCGAAGTGGGCGCACTCGCCAAGAAGCACCAGTCTATTCTGATGCAGAACCATGGTGTGATCTGCTGGGGTAAAGATGTGGAAGATGCATACTGGAAGATGGAAAACACCGACGCTTTCTGTCAGACTGTTGCCGTCACTATGCAGATTGGTGGTCCTAAGCAATACGGTCCCGACAAGCTGAAGGAACTGATCGAGATTCGCAAAAAGCTCGGCATGCCTGATTCTCGCCTGGAAGAATTGAAAGAGTGTGAGCTCTGTGATGCGGGTGAAATCACCGTGCATACTCAGCCTCAGCCCTCTGCCTGCGCCTGTAATTTAGGCAGCGCTCCGACCGCAAATGCAGACGAAGCTTTGGTCCAGAAGATCACTGATATGATCATGCAAAAGCTCAGTTAG
- a CDS encoding BMC domain-containing protein, with protein MAKQAIGMIECKGLVSLMEACDAALKSADVTMTGYEKIGSGLVTGFFTGDVAAVKAAVEAGADAAGSIGEVVAVQVIPRPHDDLSKLGNWIA; from the coding sequence ATGGCAAAACAAGCAATTGGAATGATCGAATGTAAAGGGCTCGTGAGCCTTATGGAAGCATGCGATGCCGCACTTAAATCAGCTGACGTCACTATGACTGGCTACGAAAAAATTGGTTCTGGCCTGGTTACTGGCTTTTTCACGGGTGATGTGGCTGCTGTAAAAGCTGCCGTTGAAGCCGGTGCAGATGCTGCTGGTAGCATTGGTGAAGTGGTCGCTGTGCAAGTGATCCCTCGTCCACACGACGACCTTAGCAAACTCGGCAACTGGATCGCCTAA
- a CDS encoding flavin reductase family protein: MTFDLINKDSADAYKILSSLVTPRPIAWVTTLNAEGVVNAAPFSFFNVFGSNPPLVAFAPGDRAAGVPKDTARNIRENGEFIIHLVDQAVAAAMNATAASLPYGQSELDTLGLSLVAGESVSVPWIREAPAALECRQHSTIEIGSNRVVLGIVQRVHVREGMIDTNTKRIDVDAYQPIGRMASPSWYCQTDRLFEMERPK; encoded by the coding sequence ATGACCTTTGATTTAATCAATAAAGATTCCGCAGACGCCTACAAAATTTTATCCAGTCTGGTCACTCCGCGCCCGATTGCGTGGGTGACCACTCTGAATGCAGAAGGTGTGGTCAACGCAGCCCCCTTTAGCTTTTTTAATGTATTTGGTTCCAATCCTCCGCTGGTTGCCTTTGCACCGGGAGACCGTGCTGCGGGGGTACCTAAGGATACAGCCCGTAATATCCGAGAAAATGGCGAATTTATTATCCACTTAGTGGACCAAGCGGTGGCCGCCGCAATGAATGCTACTGCGGCCTCTTTACCTTATGGCCAAAGTGAACTGGACACACTTGGGTTAAGTCTAGTCGCGGGCGAAAGTGTCTCCGTGCCTTGGATACGCGAAGCACCTGCTGCGTTGGAATGCCGTCAGCACAGCACGATTGAAATTGGTTCCAACCGTGTGGTGCTGGGTATTGTCCAGCGCGTGCATGTGCGCGAAGGCATGATTGACACCAATACGAAACGCATCGACGTCGACGCTTACCAACCAATCGGGCGCATGGCCTCCCCAAGTTGGTACTGCCAAACAGATCGTTTGTTCGAAATGGAACGCCCGAAATAA
- a CDS encoding malate dehydrogenase: MKSKAPIRVAVTGAAGNIGYALLFRIASGQMFGPDQPVALNLIEIEPGMAALKGVAMELDDCAFPLLTEIVQTSDLAVGFKDVDWALLVGSVPRKQGMERADLLGINGKVFVGQGKAINDNAKPSVRVVVVGNPCNTNCLIAMKSAPDIPNNQFFAMTRLDENRAKTQLAQKAGVSVKEVSELCVWGNHSPTMFPDFYNAKIGRLKATDVITDAAWLKDTFVPVVGQRGKAIIEARGASSAASAANAVVDTVRDLCTPTRGDFHSVCVISNGEYGTPAGLITSMPIKVDAIGKWRVVEGIKLTDYAKEKIAASNQELLDEREMAFGQLGLSI, from the coding sequence ATGAAATCAAAAGCACCTATTCGTGTTGCCGTTACTGGCGCGGCTGGTAATATCGGCTACGCACTTCTCTTCCGCATTGCATCGGGGCAAATGTTTGGTCCGGATCAACCAGTTGCGCTGAACTTGATCGAAATCGAACCCGGAATGGCTGCACTTAAAGGTGTTGCGATGGAATTGGATGATTGTGCATTTCCTTTGTTGACCGAAATTGTGCAGACCTCCGACCTCGCGGTAGGTTTCAAAGATGTCGATTGGGCGCTGCTAGTCGGCTCCGTCCCGCGTAAGCAGGGCATGGAACGTGCCGATCTACTTGGCATCAATGGCAAGGTATTTGTCGGTCAGGGCAAAGCGATCAACGACAACGCAAAGCCAAGCGTGCGTGTGGTCGTGGTTGGTAACCCTTGTAACACTAACTGCCTGATTGCGATGAAGAGTGCGCCGGACATTCCAAATAATCAGTTCTTTGCAATGACTCGATTGGACGAGAATCGTGCCAAGACGCAATTGGCACAAAAGGCGGGCGTGTCGGTTAAGGAAGTTTCTGAGCTTTGTGTTTGGGGCAATCATAGCCCCACAATGTTCCCCGACTTTTATAACGCCAAGATCGGTCGTCTCAAAGCCACTGATGTCATCACTGATGCGGCTTGGTTGAAAGACACTTTTGTGCCAGTCGTCGGACAGCGAGGTAAAGCGATCATTGAAGCACGCGGTGCATCGTCGGCCGCTTCGGCTGCGAATGCAGTGGTGGATACTGTGCGTGATTTGTGCACCCCCACCCGTGGCGATTTCCACAGTGTCTGCGTGATTTCCAATGGTGAATATGGTACGCCTGCAGGTCTGATTACATCGATGCCCATCAAAGTCGATGCCATCGGTAAGTGGCGCGTTGTCGAAGGCATTAAATTGACTGATTATGCGAAGGAGAAGATTGCCGCTTCCAATCAAGAGCTACTGGATGAGCGTGAGATGGCCTTTGGTCAACTTGGTCTCAGCATCTAG
- a CDS encoding BMC domain-containing protein, with the protein MAKQAIGILETKGLIGLVQGTDAMLKSANVELAGPMKGVGSALVSAVVTGDVAAVNAAIEAGAEAAGRYGEVVSAHVIARPHEDVENVVPALKSAPKRAAK; encoded by the coding sequence ATGGCAAAACAAGCAATTGGAATTCTCGAAACTAAAGGACTCATCGGTCTCGTTCAAGGCACAGACGCTATGCTCAAGTCAGCAAACGTTGAACTCGCTGGCCCTATGAAGGGTGTCGGTAGCGCACTGGTCAGTGCCGTCGTCACTGGCGATGTCGCTGCTGTAAACGCTGCGATCGAAGCAGGCGCCGAAGCGGCTGGCCGTTACGGCGAAGTCGTGAGCGCACACGTGATCGCTCGTCCTCACGAAGATGTTGAAAACGTCGTGCCTGCTCTTAAGTCCGCTCCTAAGCGCGCTGCTAAGTAA
- a CDS encoding zinc-dependent alcohol dehydrogenase, producing MNVSKEQIDRIVRDVIAGVGAQNKATQAPQAAAVTSSSAAKTARAAVLVEPRKFEIKEFPIREIGEDEILVKVEACGVCGTDVHCYKSDPFGLTPNVLGHEGTGEVVKVGSAIKMDSVGKAVKPGDKIVTSLLETSPDCLVAKYNPAKANLSDDLKVYGLLLDEPDNHLNGYFAEYMIIRPGSSFFVVNDMSVDLRCLIEPAAVVCHALERAKSCGNNPLNFRTRVVVQGCGPIGLLMIAVLRTHGVNNIIALDGNPDRLEIARSMGADEVINYKEYSGIDEIAEKVKGLTKGLGAHWGFQVTGVPAAHANLYKLIRRGGGICEVGHFVDGGECAINPHRDICAKEISLVGSWVYNSFEYPNAYHFLQRAERIGLPVSSLITHKFPLDQIDEAIQVNLRQEGIKVVVEAK from the coding sequence ATGAATGTAAGTAAAGAGCAAATTGACCGCATTGTGCGTGATGTCATCGCAGGTGTCGGCGCGCAGAATAAAGCAACACAAGCCCCACAGGCTGCAGCGGTTACATCGAGTTCCGCGGCTAAGACTGCCCGTGCTGCAGTGTTGGTTGAGCCGCGCAAATTTGAGATTAAGGAATTTCCGATCCGTGAGATCGGTGAGGATGAGATCTTGGTCAAAGTCGAAGCATGTGGAGTATGTGGCACCGATGTTCACTGCTATAAGTCAGACCCCTTTGGTCTCACACCCAACGTGCTCGGGCACGAAGGCACCGGAGAAGTTGTCAAGGTCGGTAGCGCCATCAAGATGGACAGTGTCGGCAAGGCCGTGAAGCCTGGCGATAAGATCGTGACCAGTCTGCTGGAAACCTCTCCCGATTGCTTGGTGGCCAAATATAATCCTGCCAAAGCCAACTTGAGTGATGATCTTAAAGTCTATGGTTTGCTACTCGATGAGCCCGATAATCATTTGAACGGCTATTTTGCTGAGTATATGATCATACGTCCCGGCTCTTCCTTCTTCGTGGTCAATGATATGAGCGTTGACCTACGTTGCCTGATTGAGCCTGCTGCCGTTGTATGTCACGCCCTCGAGCGTGCCAAGAGCTGTGGCAATAATCCTTTGAACTTCCGTACTCGCGTTGTCGTGCAAGGCTGTGGACCTATCGGATTACTGATGATTGCTGTGCTGCGAACACACGGCGTGAACAATATCATCGCACTTGATGGAAATCCCGATCGCCTCGAAATCGCTCGCAGCATGGGAGCCGATGAAGTGATCAACTATAAGGAGTATTCAGGCATCGACGAGATCGCAGAGAAGGTGAAGGGGCTAACCAAGGGACTCGGTGCACACTGGGGCTTCCAAGTCACTGGCGTGCCTGCCGCGCATGCGAATCTCTATAAGTTGATTCGTCGTGGTGGTGGTATCTGCGAGGTCGGTCACTTTGTGGATGGTGGCGAGTGTGCGATTAACCCGCACCGAGATATCTGTGCTAAAGAGATCTCACTGGTCGGTAGCTGGGTGTATAACAGTTTTGAATATCCCAACGCCTATCACTTCCTGCAACGTGCCGAGCGTATTGGACTGCCGGTTTCCTCATTGATCACCCATAAGTTCCCACTCGATCAAATCGATGAGGCGATCCAAGTGAACCTGCGCCAAGAAGGCATCAAGGTGGTAGTCGAAGCGAAGTAA